One region of Manis pentadactyla isolate mManPen7 chromosome 9, mManPen7.hap1, whole genome shotgun sequence genomic DNA includes:
- the LOC130685011 gene encoding olfactory receptor 5AS1-like — protein MWESNYTTPTEFLLVGFTDYLPLRITLFLLFLIVYTLTVVGNTGLILLVNINSSLQTPMYFFLSHLSFLDISYSTTIAPKMLENFLASRNSISLRGCALQMFFFACFADAECLILAAMAYDRYAAICKPLLYPICMSRRVCVCFIVLAYFSGIMTSMVHVCLTFRLPFCGSNIVNHFFCDIPPLLTLSCADTHINELLLFALCGFIQTSTFVVIFISYFCILLTVLSIKSADGRGKTFSTCASHLTAVTLFYGALLFTYLRPSTSYSPDADKVVAVFYTVVFPMFNPMIYSFRNKDVKNALKKLVETGLPNE, from the coding sequence ATGTGGGAGAGCAATTATACGACACCAACTGAGTTCCTGCTTGTAGGATTCACAGATTATCTACCCCTCAGAATCACACTATTCTTGTTATTTCTCATAGTATATACATTAACTGTGGTGGGAAATACGGGTTTAATACTCCTAGTTAATATCAATTCAAGCCTTCAAACccccatgtatttttttctcagccATCTGTCTTTCTTAGACATCAGCTATTCTACAACAATCGCTCCTAAAATGCTGGAAAATTTCTTAGCTTCCaggaatagcatctctctccgtgGCTGTGCGCTACAAATGTTTTTCTTTGCCTGTTTTGCTGACGCTGAGTGCCTCATCCTGGCAGCAATGGCATATGACCGTTACGCAGCCATTTGTAAGCCCCTGCTCTATCCTATATGCATGTCTAGGAGAGTCTGTGTCTGCTTCATCGTACTAGCCTACTTCAGTGGAATTATGACTTCGATGGTCCATGTCTGCCTCACGTTCAGGCTGCCATTCTGTGGCTCCAATATTGTCAACCATTTTTTCTGTGATATCCCACCTCTCCTGACTTTATCATGTGCAGACACCCATATCAATGAGCTTCTGCTCTTTGCCTTGTGTGGTTTCATCCAGACCAGCACTTTCGTGGTCATATTTATCTCTTACTTCTGCATCCTCCTCACTGTTCTGAGCATCAAGTCCGCAGACGGCAGAGGCAAAAccttctccacctgtgcttcccaccTCACAGCAGTCACCTTGTTCTACGGAGCACTCCTGTTCACGTACCTCCGTCCCAGCACCAGCTATTCCCCAGACGCTGATAAGGTAGTTGCCGTATTTTATACTGTTGTCTTTCCCATGTTTAATCCAATGATCTACAGCTTCAGAAACAAGGATGTAAAAAATGCCCTCAAAAAATTAGTTGAAACTGGACTCCCAAATGAATGA